In the Aptenodytes patagonicus chromosome 5, bAptPat1.pri.cur, whole genome shotgun sequence genome, GGTGGGCGTCCtgcgggcagggggctgctgcCATCCCCGGCGCCGAGGCTGCTGTGCGGCAGAGCAGTGCGGCTCTGGGGACAAGCTATGGCGAGCCGACTGGAACCAGTAAGGAACCAGTAAGGCCTGGTTTGGTACATGCATCCGTTTCAACTGGCTGTGTCTGTCAGGGCAACACGCAGGCGAGtggccagccctggggaggggttCGGGAGACGCCGCAGCGCGGGGGCAGTGTGGCTTGGCGGTGGGAGCTGCTGCCCGGCACCTGCCTCAGCCCATCTCCCGGCCTCCCCCGTGACCGCCCCgggggctggcagcaccccagcGCGCAGCACCGTGTCTCTGGCCGGTGGGAGCGGGGTCTCTCCCTGGCTCTCGGCATGTCTGGGTCGGAGGCGCTGGGCCCCCGGGGACCCGAAGGCACTGGGGCATACACGGGGGACGTCCCCTCCCTTAAAGAAATCGAGCAGCTCCTGAACACCGGGCGGCCCTCTTGCAACCACGTTGATGAAGTATGGCCTAATCTCTTCTTAGGAGACCTGTAAGTACAGATTTACGGACACACCTCCACCATACCTTCTGTCTGTTAGTATGCCTCATAGGTGTGGCTTTAGACAGCTCATAGTTTTGCTAATTGATGTCATTTACATTGCAGACAGCACGGTTTCTGAGATAAAATTATGACTAAGCCGATGCTTGCTTCTCGGTTAGCCTTTAGAAGCAATGCACAGGCTGGCGCTCCAGCAAATGGCTTGGGCGATGCAATCGCAGAGCTCCTGCTCCGTGAATATCTCTGCACCCCTCTCAATTTGTTTGTCATTGTCTTTTAGAGTAACAGCTCACAACAGATTTGTTTTGTGGAAGATGGGTGTGACCCATGTTTTAAATGCTGCCCACGGCACAGCATACAGCCACGGAGGCCAGGACTTTTATGGAGCAACCATTGATTACTATGGTGTACCAGCCCATGACCTCCCAAGCTTTGATATAAGCCAGTTCTTTTTCTCTGCGGCACAATTTATCCACAACGCCTTGAACACACCAGGAGGTATGAAATTATCGTTGGTCACATTTTTATGCAAGTTGGCAGCCTCTCGTAACAGGTCAGCTCCACAAGCTCAGTGGTGGACAAGTCAATCCAtggtctcctgccagctgctggtCACCTGCACGGTGGGTGGCGGGAGGAGCACTGGGTACATGTGTGTGGCTCTAACTAGGTCCCAAAAAGTTGACGTGAGAAAAAGGATGAACAGTGCAGGAGAGAGActggggcagagaggagaggaggcaaaGTAGAGAGAAAAATGTCTGGAAGGAAAGGCTGGTTCAAAAAGGGAGAAgcaaaaacatacatttaaaatggACACCCTCTTTTGAGACCCTCTTATGGCAACTGTATTTGTaagaacagatgaataaaaagacaaaagttcTGATTTCTACAGCCACCAACCGCACGAAGAGGCTCATATATTGCAGAGGAGCTTCTTGTGTGAACAGGgcctgcagggctgtgcccccAAGGAGAAGATTTACCTTTACCCAAGGAGATTTATAGCGTGTTGCACAAGAGACTGAGCTTCTTGGCACGGGTGCAATAAAATACTAATTAACCTGTATTACATAAAAGACCATTTCTTAGCATGAGTAAACTGGCATTAATGGAGCTGTCTCAGTCTGTATCGCAAGTTCTGCCTTCAAAAGAGAATTACAGTCGCAGCAAATTGCCTTATTGTGCAATGGTACTAGGCCAGTCATTTTTCTTGGTGGCTAATGTGTTAGCGCCATCCTTTCAGGCCAGATTTTAGCATTCTTCTTCAACTAAGTAAGCCCCTCTGAAACCAATGGGTCTGATTTTCCTCTTGCTCACAACAGAACAACTTCATTACTTCAACAGGGTTTTCTTTGATTTACCAGTGTTTCTGAGATCAGGTTGGGATCTCACGGCACTTCTCATACAAGTGAGTGTAACAATTGCAAATTAGACTTAATTGTTAGCAGTTCATGTGATCTATCAGAAGGGTAAGAAATACATCATGTTTGTGGTGTTACTCTGACCAAGCTGGAGAAGGCAGAAGGGGTTTGCCTTCCCTTTAAATTAAACTTCATCCACTGTACTGCTTCTCTTCTAtggttataatttttttattattttttttttaaccagctaaAATTTTGGTACATTGTGCAGTTGGAGTAAGCAGGTCAGCTTCCCTAGTCCTGGCATATCTCATGATAAATCACCACCTCCCATTGGTTGAAGCCATCAAAACAGTGAAGGAACATCGATGGATTTCACCCAATCGCGGCTTTCTGAAACACCTGCAAAATTTGGATGTTCAGCTACGGCAAAAGAAGGACTGCTGAAAGGGCAAACCCATTTACGTTCACTTTTCTGAGTTTCAGCCTTCGTAGCCACTGTGCGTATACACCTTCCTATGATCAATGCCTgttgaaaaaatgaagaaaattatgcatcaaagaaaaaagtcaacacAACTGTAAATGGGTTAATTCTGATAGCTCTGTTCCTCCAAGACCAGCACAGCCAACATCAGCACCCTAAGAACTgcgtgctgcagagctgctgtgcccaGCGTGCTGCTACCAGATGACTCCACTGGAGGGGTTAAGATGGACCGAGTTTGTTCCTGGTTTGTGCTAATGCCAGAGGCAAGTTCAATAATTGCATCTAGCTGTACAGTATGTTTGAGTCCCCTTTACTTGGGCGTGTAACATGACCAGCTTCCTTGGTTTGGTTACAGTTCTCGTGTGTGTGTTCTCATAAGAAAAGCTTCTTGTGTTTCAGGCCTGGTGATGTGGCGAGGGCAATTTCTTAGGAGACCAGGCTCTGCTACAGAAACATTCCTCTTTCACTGGTCTGCTGAATATTGCAGCGTTACAGAAAGCTGTGACAGCCTGAAGACCCACACCAGCAGAATAAACTTCTGTGCAGCTCCCTCTGCAGTCTCGGGGCCAGCAAACCCACAAACCTTTTCTTGTGTAAATATGTTTTCAGCAAGATAATGTATATTATGTAGTATATTGAGGACATTAAAAAACCGATGTCAGGTCTTCAAAGCATTTTGTAAGCTTGAACTCATCAGTTCACTCTCCCTCTAAATTATCCCAAATCAGTTCTGTGTAAGTGGCTTTGAATCATCCCTGGTTTAACATCAGGTAGGAACTTAGTTAGCTTACATCAGTGGCTAGGCTTAATTGATACAAATTAGTTTTAAGCTGTTTTAAGGATGTCACTTTTCCTATCGCCTGTTAATTGGTACTTAAATCAATGTGATTTTTTAATACAGCAACAGCATTTGAAATTCATGCTACCACTCTGCCTGAAAATTAGCTTGTTACCTTGTGGTGAACCATGAAGCGATAATCAAATCTATTTTTGCCCTGTGCTACTGGTTTGATTTATTGATTAGCTGACCTTATAACCATTCCCTGCCAGATGAATTAAATACacttctgcttgtttgtttgcatcTGAAGCATCAGTTCTGATCATTTTCTTCTCTGATGGAAGAGATTTGCGAGGTTATTAGAAGACTTAAATAGTAGCGACTTGTGAGTTGAACCTCTTCCTTCCCAGACCCCCTATCCTCCATAATTCTTGGTGAGGTTATGACATGAATGCTGATTCTGCCTAGCACTTATGGGCATGTAGAAATGCCTCCCTATTTCAGTGTACAcaaatgctttgcaaaataaGCATATTTAAGATCTTTTCAGAGGTCTATGCGACTGTTCAGATTTTCCTAAATCTTGCCAAAGAGCTCCACTGACGAGAGGAAAGAGAAGACATTGTAGTGTAAAAAGATCAAAtagaaaaatgacatttaaaaccCAACAGTGGTAGGACAATCTTTATACCTCACAAAGCAGCAGAGtggtggaggaggagctgggTTTGCTTTGAAGTTCTCCGTTAGAGTTAATAGGGATCTATatgaattaatatttcattataatttttaCTTCATTCACATTACAGTAGATTTTAGTCTGGAAACCTTTTGAAGACATGGccttgaaaaatctgaaattcatgTGAGTGAAATAATGCATCTTAATGGCTTTAGGCTGGGCAGAATTAGACACACGTGAGCAAGATAAATGGACCCTCCCATCAGGATAATGCTTTGCATGCCCCTGAACATCTGTCCCACAAAGCCACAGCTGTGAAAGCTGCTCCTGTTGTAAATTAGTACCTGCTCTGGGAGATACTGCTCATCCTGGGAGAGTACTGTTTCATCAGGGTAGAGAAGAGAGGAGTACAGAGCGAAGCTGAGTCAGTATGGCATCCATGCCACCGATGACATGGTAGTGATCTTGTGCAGCAAGACTGACTCACCCCAGTGGAGGGAATGAATTAGTTAGAAACTCTTTTCAAGGGCACCGGCAAATCACAGAAGTGTTTTCAACCTGCGGAGTTAGTGTTGCCTGTATTTCCTGCCTGCCTGTATTGCTCCCTTCCTTAGACACAGCTTAACTTTGGCTCCAGGTCTGCTCAGGGAAAAGGATTCCAGTCAGCATGAGCACAAGTGGTAGAATTAGTCCTATGACTTCATAGAACAGAAACACTGTCTGCTGTGATGTGCTAAGAGGAAAAGAGACCTTCTCACCTGTCACACTATCCATAGTTCAGGTCATGATGTGACATGGCGTTAGTGCTTCACTGTTTTCCACTATCTGCAGGAAAACTTGTATTTCAAATACTGGTTTGGCAAGTTAGACTAaggaaccaaaacaaaagaaaaatactgcctcACCAGGGGCACTTTGTTCAGAAAATGCACATCTGTCAACAGAGTCTACACAACCCAGGAGACTAAAGGCACTGAATCTTAACTCCTAACTGAGGGAGGGTCCcattttgaaagatatttaagTACCTAAAGGTAAGCTGGGTACCTGCTGAGCTGGCCGGAGCACCTAGGCTCATGCAGCGGTGCCTGTGTACCCTCCCAGGAGCCCGCAGGAATTGCCAGCCTGATGAGGAGCCGATTACCTTCCATCTCCTCCGAAACAGGCTCACAGGCCTTCCTGCCCCAGGCTTGCCTTATCATGGGGTCTCCCCTCAATCTGTTCTTAATTCCTTTATCccttttcaacttttttttggtgtttagTTGAAGAATGCATCTGACAAAGCCCACAGCAGAATGCATACGGTTCAGGAACAAGCTCCTCCCGTGGGAAAAGACTATGCCTGAAAGAAGAGTTAGACCTCCTCTGAAAAGGATCTGAAAACCAATCTTTTGTTCTTTTGAGCCACCTTACCAAGTGGGTCATGAGGGCTAGTGCCAGCTCAGCGGAGGCTGCGAGTGTGTGTCTGTGAGCAGAGAGCACCATGAAAGGGACTGTCCCAGCTACAGCTATGGCAGACTTAAATCTGCTTAAAGCAATCACAAAACCACAGTGTCACCTGAAGGGAGCCGTGTAAAATTCCCATGGAAACTtcccttaattttattttccagcacaaGAACTGAGGGCATCAGATGAAGTCAGTAGAAGCCAGGTCTGAAACAAGAGGAGGGGGTTTAGGTGAGCTGTGTAACGCCTTGCCACAGGATGCTGCAGAGGGTGAAAGCCTGTAAACGTTCAAGGGGTAACTGGAAAACTTTACGGAACAGAAATCCATTCAGGGTTACAAATACTTAGAAACTCCATCCAGATCTGGAAGCTCATGAGCTGCAGCCAGCTGGAAGCTGGGAGAGTGTTAGAAAGCAGTGTAATTCATGCTTGTGTGTTCTTACTTTCTGTAGGCATCCACTTACAGCCACAGTCAGATGCAGGATAGTGGGCTCGATGGACCTTTGGTGAGGCCCAGGACAGCTGCTCTCATGGTCTATTTTGAACTCGCCCCTGATGTGAGCTGTCCCCTCTTTCCTGGTAGCTTATTATTAGATCTGGGTCACATGAGGCATTTGGGACTGTGTCTCGGTTGCGTTGAGCAACATTTCTTTCACGGGGAAAGCTCTGTGCTGGCAGGCACAGCTATATAGCTTACGTGGGGAGGGGAGTACCGTTTTTTTGCATAAGATTCACTTAATGCAGACTTCTCATTTTTGTGGCAGTTCCCCGCTCCATCAGGGATGTAGCGCTGAGCTAATCCAGGGAGGCGTCAAGACGCGTGCCGTATTTAGAGACAGCCACCTGCTTGGGAACATCAAGCGGCAGCAAGGAAAATgcttcagcaaaaaaaccccacacctcccCTGTGGATTCTGCAGCGGCAGCATCCAGCCGGCTCTCCCCTGCCTAAATCCACGTCTGGCCACCAAAGGGGTCAGCGCCTGAAGACGGTCAGACCCCGACAGCCCAGGAATGCCCCGAGCCTGGCACTCCCTCTGCCCAGGAGCTGCCAGAGAGCCTGGACAGCTGCAAGGTGGAATTAAATCACGTGGGTGAAGACTGGCCTAATCTCTACATAGGCAATATGTAAGTGTTATTTGAGGCTGAGCTGTTCTGAAGGGCTGGGGAATACAGTACTTGTTAACATATGCTGTCCAACTACTTTATTTAGTTAGCGTTGTTAAATTTCGTTGCCTTAAAATAGACTTAAGATtagcacagaagaaagcaaaaggactGTCCATTAAAGAAAGAACCTACAGAACAGAGTAAAATTAATTAGAGAATAAGACTCTCTCTATTGCTTTGCATTATCTTATAATTATTCAACATATAGATTTTATAAATGTTGCAACATTTACCATAAAAAGCACAAGACAGACTCATGATCCTGAGTAGCCTTAAAATTGAACTACGATtggtttttacatttttcagtttaattttaactATAATGGAAatgttcacatgaaaaaaaaagtattctaatTTTTGCTGTTTGTACGACAACTTGATTTGCAGTTGAaatttctgaccaaaaaaaaatttggatatTCTGAATGACAGCAGACTTCACTGTTTGTCTCTCAAACTTGCGCGGATGGTTGTTTCACTCTGGAGCGTGGAGAAAGCACGCAGTCATCTGCGCTCAACATGCCTAGAGCCCAATGTTATGCCAAAGCAAGTTCTTTCCACCACCAGCAGGTTGCAAACTTGTTGAAATATCTGGAAAGTACAATTACAGTAGTTCCTAAATGAGAGAAGCGGGAGGAACTAACGGTCCTTTGGCTAATCGCCCATTGATTACAGCGAAAAGCGGACATTCTTTTAGCTACGAAAAAGGAAAGCCTAAAAATGAGGTAGATGACGCCGGGGAAGCAAAACCAGATTTTGTAAGCCCGGATTACAAATTGCAGCCTGCTTCCTAGTCTCACCGCATTTCTAATCGATGGGGAGCGTGACACCCTGCAGACGAGGCGGGTGCACAGCGGGTGGCTGCCCGCTGGTAGGCACCGGTAGGCAGCCAGAAAGACGGTTGTGCTGGCCTGGCCCTGGGTGGGGAAAAGACAGAAGCCAGCGCAACATGCAATGCTTCGCTGAACTGCTTTGGCGACAGGAGTAGGAAACCAGCCTTTGCCTTTCCAGTTAAACCTCGTAACTATACttggaaattaacttttttacTT is a window encoding:
- the DUSP13A gene encoding dual specificity protein phosphatase 13A, whose protein sequence is MSGSEALGPRGPEGTGAYTGDVPSLKEIEQLLNTGRPSCNHVDEVWPNLFLGDLVTAHNRFVLWKMGVTHVLNAAHGTAYSHGGQDFYGATIDYYGVPAHDLPSFDISQFFFSAAQFIHNALNTPGAKILVHCAVGVSRSASLVLAYLMINHHLPLVEAIKTVKEHRWISPNRGFLKHLQNLDVQLRQKKDC